In Crassostrea angulata isolate pt1a10 chromosome 4, ASM2561291v2, whole genome shotgun sequence, one genomic interval encodes:
- the LOC128179529 gene encoding uncharacterized protein LOC128179529 encodes MSAASREIPEDTVMMDEASGLEDDPETELDTSGCSDDDEDGQAAQHWDEAEEELERDITSRDQRKQHNKTKWFKKTNADLGYLHPITVWQKRVQNDGPASYIPIQRILGKCAWTIKKHGVQNFIVVSPLPRHVFS; translated from the exons ATGTCTGCAGCTTCAAGAGAAATTCCAGAAGACACAGTCATGATG GATGAAGCAAGTGGACTCGAAGATGACCCAGAGACAGAGTTGGACACATCTGGTTGTAGTGATGATGATGAGGATGGTCAAGCAGCACAACACTGGGATGAAGCAGAAGAGGAACTGGAAAGGGACATTACCAGCAGAGACCAGAGAAAACAACACAACAAAACAA AGTGGTTCAAGAAAACAAATGCAGATCTTGGTTACCTCCACCCGATCACTGTTTGGCAGAAACGAGTGCAGAATGATGGCCCTGCATCCTACATACCGATTCAGAGGATACTGGGAAAGTGTGCTTGGACCATCAAGAAACATGGTGTTCAAAATTTCATTGTTGTGTCGCCATTACCACGCCAtgtgttttcttaa
- the LOC128179528 gene encoding uncharacterized protein LOC128179528, whose protein sequence is MSFIEAVKRVWRNMRDENKRKENGKVQQHRERNKAAKRKRDKLKSRLIQLERDEFFTREEKKSVKRAFSVETMSPEVSDDEDATRRVAIPFIWESSKMTDIKRVLDADYRQSLVAQSRRQKSKVFRSTTDAVRTPPPKDIPSWVISSTYAME, encoded by the exons atgtctTTTATAGAGGCTGTGAAAAGGGTGTGGAGGAACATGCGAGATGAGAACAAGAGGAAGGAAAATGGAAAAGTTCAACAGCACAGGGAAAGGAATAAAGCAGCAAAGCGCAAGAGAGAT AAACTGAAGAGTAGGCTGATTCAGCTGGAGCGGGATGAATTTTTCACGCGGGAGGAGAAGAAATCTGTGAAACGTGCTTTCTCCGTAGAGACCATGTCCCCAGAAGTGAGTGATGACGAGGATGCCACAAGGCGTGTGGCAATCCCCTTCATCTGGGAGTCTTCTAAAATGACGGACATCAAGCGAGTTCTTGACGCGGATTACCGTCAATCCCTTGTGGCGCAATCACGTAGACAGAAGTCCAAAGTGTTCAGATCTACAACAGACGCCGTGAGAACACCGCCTCCGAAGGACATCCCGAGCTGGGTCATCTCGTCCACGTACGCCATGGAGTGA